GCCCAGCAAAAAGGCAGTGTCAAAGGTCTGATGGCACGCATGAAGGAATGGTTCATGAATTAAGGGCGTTGCAAGACGCTCAGGTCGGGCAGCCTGAAAGGGCAGTCCAGGAGGCAGTTCAAACCGAGTGCGAACCCTTTTGGTTGGCAGATGTTTTGAGCTGATTCCAAATTTCAGTTGTATCGGGGAAGTACGTAGAAACTTGACTAATTAAGTGTTTGAGTGGGAGTCAATCATGATGAACTTTGAAATGTTAGATACCAGCGGTAGCGGCACGGTCATCAAGGTCGTGGGTGTGGGCGGCGCAGGCGGTAACGCTGTGATGCATATGATCAATTCTGGTGTTCAGGGCGTTGATTTCATCTGCGCCAATACCGACTCGCAGGCTCTGGCCAGCAGCGATGCACCTATCCAGATCCGTCTGGGCCGCAGCGGCCTGGGCGCCGGTGCCAAGCCTGACCAAGGCCGTGCGGCTGCTGAAACGGCTCGCGAAGAAATTCGTGCAGCTTTGAACGGCGCCAATATGGTGTTCATCACGGCCGGTATGGGCGGTGGCACCGGTACGGGTGCCAGCCCCGTTGTTGCCGAAGTGGCCAAGGAATTGGGCATTTTGACCGTGGGCGTAGTCACCAAACCTTTCTCCTTTGAAGGCAATCGCCGTTTGCGCATGGCCGAAGAAGGGATCGAGGAGCTGAGCAAGCACGTTCACTCCCTGATCGTTGTATTGAATGAAAACCTGTATGACTTGATGGATGAGGACGCAACGCAGTCCGATTGCTTCAAGGCAGCTGACGATGTCTTGCACAATGCCTGCGCCGGTATTGCCGAGATCATCAATGTTGAAGGTAACGTGAACGTCGACTTTGAAGACGTGAAAACCATCATGGGCGAGCAAGGTCAGGCCATGATGGGTACGGCTGTGGCTTCTGGCTCGAACCGCGCTCGTGAAGCGGCCGAGCGTGCCATCGCTTGCCCATTGCTGGAAGGTGTGGACCTGCACGGTGCCCGCGGCATGCTGGTGAACATTACGTCCTCCTCGTCCCTGAAGATGCGCGAAACGCGCGAAATCATGGACACCATCCGTGGCTACGCTGCAGAAGACGCCACCGTTATCTTTGGTACCGCTTACGATGAGTCCATGGGCGACAGCCTGCGCGTGACCGTTGTGGCTACCGGCCTGGGTCGCAAGCAAGCGCGCCCACAGTTGGTACAAAACAACGAAGAAGTGTTACGTACAGGTACGGACAACATGCCTGTCATCGGCGCTGATTACGCCAATGCCGACGTGCCTGCCGTCATCCGCAACCCACGCAGCCAGGCTTCGGCTCAGGTGCGTGCTCTGGAGACAGCCGGTATGGATCACTTCGATATTCCGGCGTTCTTGCGCAAGCAGGCTGATTAAAAATCAGGTTCGGCGATTACCCGAGTCGCCAATTTGATTTCTCCCACGACTCCCCCTGGACGTTCGCGTTCAGGGGGCGTAAGTGCTTTGTTGTGTCGTGGTGTTTGACGCTTGACAATGACGTATGCTTGAAGAAAGCCTATAGTGGATAACCCGTATTACGGTTACAATAGTCTTTGCGAACAACACTTTACAAGTACAAGAACAGCTATGCTTCGTCAGCGCACCATCAAGAATGTCATCAGTACCAAAGGAG
This genomic window from Alcaligenes faecalis contains:
- the ftsZ gene encoding cell division protein FtsZ → MMNFEMLDTSGSGTVIKVVGVGGAGGNAVMHMINSGVQGVDFICANTDSQALASSDAPIQIRLGRSGLGAGAKPDQGRAAAETAREEIRAALNGANMVFITAGMGGGTGTGASPVVAEVAKELGILTVGVVTKPFSFEGNRRLRMAEEGIEELSKHVHSLIVVLNENLYDLMDEDATQSDCFKAADDVLHNACAGIAEIINVEGNVNVDFEDVKTIMGEQGQAMMGTAVASGSNRAREAAERAIACPLLEGVDLHGARGMLVNITSSSSLKMRETREIMDTIRGYAAEDATVIFGTAYDESMGDSLRVTVVATGLGRKQARPQLVQNNEEVLRTGTDNMPVIGADYANADVPAVIRNPRSQASAQVRALETAGMDHFDIPAFLRKQAD